In the Telopea speciosissima isolate NSW1024214 ecotype Mountain lineage chromosome 6, Tspe_v1, whole genome shotgun sequence genome, TCCGCCAGCGGAAAGCTTCTAACTTCTCATCTTTCAATCTCATCTGTTCTGCAAAGGCATCTATTTCTAGGTGATGCCTCTGCTCATGCACAATTGTGtatttcttctctgtttctgaGCGAATCCAACTTCCAAGTGCTTGGCACCTGTCTTGATCACGTTGAAGCAATAAAAGAACAGGATTAAACCACAAGTTAGAATACACACATTAACCTAATGTAAAGCTTAAGGACTCAACTTAATTTAATCATCAATGCAAGAAATTAAAGATACCAAATCTGTAGTGCCAAATAGACTCTTATAACAAATGACTTTTGATAAAGTTAGATGTAGATCAGCAACTCTTAACTTTTCTCACAGTTGGTTGTAATAGATCACAAACTAGGACCTAATGTTGAAgtaaaagaaattcaaaaatagGCAAAGAGGAGATAAGGAATTTGATCTTACTAAGTTCTTCATCTGTTTCGGGTGAGAATAGATGGGAACCATCAGAAGTTGAATTAACAATTCTCGGGGGTGTAAAACGTTCATCTTCTTTTGTATGCTCAGCTTCCAAGCAGCCAAGGTGAACATTTTTGGGGTTTACTCTATTGTCAACAGCCTGCAATCTGGTCCTTCGTTTCTCAGAACAGCTTCCCTCAACATGATATGCCCCTTTTGAACCTGAGAACACATTTGAGGTTGATTCTGCATCATCAGCCAAATTGCTCCTTAAAAAATGTCTGTTGTGTCTACATTTGCAGGGTGCCTTCCACCTCTCTGTCTCTAGCTCTGCTTGCTTCCTCCTTGCCTTCGATATCTTAATCTCCTTCAACAATAATTGCTTCTCTGTGGCGTCTGATTTAGATTTTCTCAGCATAGCAGACAGGATCTTGTCCTTCTGTTCCAAGTCCTTGCGCATCTTTATCATCTCCAAGGatagcttttgaaccattgagATTGATTCCTCCTTCTGCTTGAACGCTGAGTCCAGCTCTTGCTTTGCAGCCTCAATTTGCCGAAGGGTGCGGCTCATCTCAGCTTCAAGCTGACGCTGATTTGAGACAAGTTCAATGAAGGCAGTCTTGTGTTTCCAAATTTCAGAAGAATGCTCTTGAGCTTCTCTGTTTGCAGTTTGTCTCAGTTCCTCCACAATGGCCTCGACTTTCTGTAGCTTTTCTTCTAGCTCCTTCCTCTTACTCTCCTCTGCCTCCAATGCTTTATCTGTAGACTGTATCAGAAGCTCCTTCTCTTTAACTTTTTCATTCAAACTTGATAtaacttcttccttttttgtgtCAAGGACCTTCAATTCATTTAGAAGAACTCTAATTTGCaattgaagcttcttcctttCACTTAACCAGCTCTGCTCCTGAGCAGCAAAGATGCTCACGACTTTCTCATTAGCCTTTGCATCTTCACTtcttatcctcttcaattctgtCACCTCTGCCTCGGCTTTCTCAAGCTTACACTGAAGCACAGACCTGCAATCGTTTGCTTCTCCTTTCTGCACTCTCCACACAAGCAGCCCCAAGAGATGTGCACTGCCTTGAAGCATTCTATCCCGCATCTCAGACCATTGCACGTCATCCGTGTCAGGTCCTGAGAGGAGCCTGAGGGCAACCAATGCACATGAAACACCAAAGCACATAGGATATAGGCTCTCAGATTCCTCTGAGATAAACAGACTTGAAGCTGAGACTTCCTTTACATCCATCACTCAAGGATCTGCTCCTGGCTCTCCTTTgggaaagggaggaaaaaaatcaaagaaggagATTGAGAAATCTAATCACATCAGGGGAACAACAAGACTAAACAGATACCATTATAATTTCACAAAGTAAATTGGGAAAAGAATTCATAGAACCCCATTAGTGCAGGATTCATTAAAGCTAACTATTTCTTCATAGGACTAACAGGAACCATAAGAACCCAGGTTCTTAAGTAAGCATTGAaactctaaaagaaaaactagctGTCATCAAGGAGATCAAAACACCAGCAACCCAAGAAGAGCAGTTTGTTGTCTACTTACGAGCGTATGTGGGTCAGTGGGTGGGAAAGTAATTAGTTTTCCAAGCTCAGAGTGTTCCAAAAGCATGGTTTCTTACACGTGTGGAGCCagcaaaatcaaaacaaaggcGATGGGTACTATAATTGAAAAGCAGAAGAAAATCATGAGAATTATTCTCTTGGTCTTCAGAGAGAAGATGATTAATTTATCTTTTCCCCTGAGTTCTTGTCCTGCCCATTTGAAGCAAAATTGCAATAGCTCCGGATTCTTGGTGGTTGGCCACcattacaatatatatataaaaaaaaaattagcttcACACAGAGAGTTCAAGAAGAAATTCTGAAGAAAATCGTACTTTTCGCAGAGAGATCGTACCTGTTTAAACCAGGCATACAGAACATCTTCTGCAGCTACAGAGGGATTCGCTACAACTGAATCATTATTTTGTTGCTATCCTTTCCGGACTGGATATTTTGCAGGACATCAACTTGTATAAATGTCTCAACGACCTGTCAATAATAATTTCATGAACTGCTTAAAGAAACTGTAGTGTTAATTTTCCGAAGACCGTAAAGTCTGGAAAGTGGGACCTCTGAAGCTTACTGATCCTGAGGCTCTGCAGTGAACCAATGAGTGAAAGATAACTGCTTCAACGGCGTTTGCGTTCCATGGCACGGACACGTAGTCAACACTACAATTACCGACACACCCTCATCTGCAAAGTGATACATGTTACATGTTAGGGCCCGAATTGCATTGGATCGCTACACTACAATGGAGATGCGCCAATGAAAGCTTCTAACGAGCTTCCAGACAAGCCTAGTAATGGCCAATGGGTATCAGGGTCTCGCTGGgtcttcagagagagagagagagagatttctttaGACACTTTAAACCCACCTCAGAAACCAGGTCGTCATGGGGCCCAAGATCATCAAAAATTGATAAAACCCACCTCAGAATACCAGGTCGTCATGGGGccatggggggtggggggagctTGGGTTTACTCTTCACTTTTCTTTCCTTGCTTGAGACCTGTAAAGCAGGAATTTGTGGAAGAAAGCAGAGCAGCGTTTCCCAATATGGGATAGCCTTCGATGAATGAAGGAGGGCCATCACCATTCACCAACTcctccttttcatttttatttgtaGATCTGCCCTTGGAATCTGAACACACAGGACTTGGACTCATTACCTTCTGTCCAAagcaaacttttttttttttctccccctttattGCAATAAAATATTATTCAAAATGTTATCTTTTCCTTGGCAATCTGCATTTTTTAAGCCACAGTGATGTAATCACATGATAATTTTCATATCCTATCTTCATTGTATGATCCACTATGTAAGGGCTTTTACCATTGAAGATTCCTAGAGAGTTTGATTAGTCCATAGATTTGGGATCTCCTAGAACGTGCACTTTGAGTGATGATACCTATAGATCACATTGCTACCTTTAGATGTAAGAAAAATGACTCATAGTATGGTTAGCGGTATACTGTGTGTTAGCACtctatgtgtctctctctctcttttccctttgaAAGATAAGTGAATCatttcaaaggaaaaaaagaaaaattaaacacATAAAATGCTAGCATACGATATACCACTAGTATACACGTCCTTCTATGTTCAttaatgttcaaaataaaaaatttaccaaaacacCTTTGTTATGTTTTTTCCCTCATGTTGCATGCGTTATGCAGAACTATCCTTGGAGTTGGATGAGCAATCCGCGTATTCATGTTTGTCCACATAATTTTTACATGTTTATGGGAAACATTAGAGGACACCCACAAGGTTGTGTTGGTTTTAActagagaaaaaacaaaagagaaggaagaaccCAAAAGATGTAATTTCTTCCAACAAATTTTCCCTGTCTAAGTTAACTATTTGGGAAATTTACAAAACACCCTCTGAAAATGGATCAATTTTTAGATCACCCCCTCTGCACTAACCgtgttagtctgctattagttattggtgtaaaaaaactattttatccttgtactaaatcattaaTACTCCCTGAAAATGGatcgatactcagatcaccccctctacactaaccGTGTTAGTTTGCTATTAGTTATTACTgtaaaaaaactattttacccttgtactaaatcattagaatcaaatttacaatactaccctttccttcatcttcaacctaaaataccccactttcacccatttcttcttcctctccccgTAATCCTCACTTTACAACTCCGACCTCACCATTGCAATTTCACCAGAGTTTTCTGCAACTCAGGGGGATTCGTAATAAGCATTGAACTGGGTAACAAAAATCTGGTTGACATTCTTCCCATTGATTTGCTTTAGCAGCTTCAATCCCTGCAAAAAGTGGATCTCAGATTGAAATTCGAGAATGAAACCATTGTagatggtttgaggaattgcaACAACTTTGTCAGAAATCACAGAAATGTCGTCTCTGAGTTTGATCGACTAGAGCAAAAATCAGTTTTTCGGAGAGATACCGTCGATTATCGAACTTCAGAATCTCAAATAGATCAAATTGATCAAGAAATTCCAAGAATGATAGAGAATCATACCTGGAATCGGGCAGATCTgcagaaattttgattgatctCAGTGATCGTTCTCTTCAATCTCC is a window encoding:
- the LOC122665234 gene encoding coiled-coil domain-containing protein 171, with the translated sequence MDVKEVSASSLFISEESESLYPMCFGVSCALVALRLLSGPDTDDVQWSEMRDRMLQGSAHLLGLLVWRVQKGEANDCRSVLQCKLEKAEAEVTELKRIRSEDAKANEKVVSIFAAQEQSWLSERKKLQLQIRVLLNELKVLDTKKEEVISSLNEKVKEKELLIQSTDKALEAEESKRKELEEKLQKVEAIVEELRQTANREAQEHSSEIWKHKTAFIELVSNQRQLEAEMSRTLRQIEAAKQELDSAFKQKEESISMVQKLSLEMIKMRKDLEQKDKILSAMLRKSKSDATEKQLLLKEIKISKARRKQAELETERWKAPCKCRHNRHFLRSNLADDAESTSNVFSGSKGAYHVEGSCSEKRRTRLQAVDNRVNPKNVHLGCLEAEHTKEDERFTPPRIVNSTSDGSHLFSPETDEELNRCQALGSWIRSETEKKYTIVHEQRHHLEIDAFAEQMRLKDEKLEAFRWRTLSLELETKRLQSHIEGLDQNMSQLTEENMKLEALLLDRELELKSLKERFSLLLHSFHRQNTNFNSSPMNLALVHEPVWSEVEITKSKLREKEESYPMVLRNTHEVETANDEENLFDQSKDLGFRIQTPEEEIGVEKVADMDLDHTQGECMHLEAHIGNKVASLGHSVVKKDSCPWKMDLHALGVSFKIKRLKQHLLMLEKLAGTHRSCEQRGGDDQGQAQIKGFFSLMTLLNKQVSRYQSLQDKTDDLCQRMHKNKLHGSCGDLSIAKTKEETKTLEHFLEETFQLQRYMVATGQKLMGIQSQIASCFVGIAEELDESAGFDMRRLADGVGILFGEAQRGLEVRIARIIGDLEGTLASDGFMHRRN